The window ATCGCCCATCGCGTCGATCACGGCTTGATAGGCACTGCGCTGTTCTTCGACATCCGGCGCGGTCTGGCGATCAACGAAGAGAAACTCGGTGCGCAGCAGACCGACACCGTCGGCGCCGTTGGCAAAGGCGTCCGCCGCTTCAGCACTTGAGGCGACGTTGGCGACCACTTCGATCGCCACACCATTGCGCGTTTCCGCCGGCAGATGAGCCTTGGCTTGTTGAACGTCGCGGCGCTGTTTGCGTTCGAGTTGCGCTTGCTGAACTTCAGCCAGGCGCTCGGTATTCGGTGCCAGTTCGAGGCGCCCACCATCAGCATCAAGCACCACCGCTTGGCCCTGCGGTTGATCAAGCAATGCTGCACCCAGAGCGACCATGCACGGCAGACCTTTGCCGCGCGCCAGAATCGCCACGTGAGAAGTCGCGCCGCCCTCGGCCATGCACAATCCGGCGACACCTTGCGCGCTCAGTTGCAGCAGATCCGAGGGGGTAAGTTCATGGGCTGCGACGATGGCGCCGGCCGGCACGTCGTAATGCCAGGCTTCGCCGAGCAGGGCACGCAGCACCCGTTGCTTGAGGTCGCGCAAGTCGTTGGCGCGTTCGGCCAGCAGCGCGCTACCGGTGTGCTGGAGCACTTCGCACTGGATATCAATCGACTGACCCCAGGCGTGAGTCGCTGCTGTGCCTTGCTCGATGGATTGTTGTGCGGCGTCGAGCAGGGCCGGGTCTTCGAGCAGTGCCAGATGCGCAGCGAAGATCGCTTCTTCGTCGGCATTCTTCTGCTTTTTGGCTTGGGTGAGGGTGCTGTCGATTTCGCAGCGAACCTGATTCAGTGCGGTGTCGAGGTTTTGCAGTTGCTGTACCGGGTCATGATTGCCTGCATCCACTGGCAAACTGATCGCGTTCAAGCGAAACAGCGGGCCACCGACCAGTCCCGGCGCGGCGCAAACGCCGTGCAGAACGCCAGCCTCGGCCGCACGTTTAAGAGGCGCAACACTTACCGGTGCGGCAGCGTGATGGTCATCCGGCAAAGCAGTCGCCAATGCCGTGAGCAAGGCTTGCAGCGCGGCTTCGGCGTCCGAACCCTGACAGCTGACCTGCACTTCATCCTGCTCGCCGATCGCCAGCCCCATCAATCCGATCAGGCTGTTGCACGGCGCCGATTTACCGGCGAAGTGCAACTGCGACTGACTCTTGAAACCTTGCGCGGTCTGCCGAATCAACGCGGCAGGGCGCGCATGCAAACCGCCGCGATGAGCAACCAGGACATGTCCATGAACTTCAGGCCCGCCCACCTCTTCAGCATTAGCCGACGAACTGTTGCGCGCGACGATGTGCAATAGCGGCTCGCCGACTTTTACCGCTTTCAGTGTGATCGGTCGCACCTGAAAATCCTGGCTGTTGGTCAGGATCAACAGGCTGACCAGGCTTTTGCATTGCTGACCGACCTTGTCCAGGTCGTAACGCAACAGCGGCTGACCTTTGCTGACGCGTAGGCCTTCCTTGACCAGCATCGAGAAGCCTTCGCCGTTCAGTTCAACGGTGTCGAGGCCCAGGTGCAGGAGGATTTCTGCGCCATTGTCGGCGCGCACGGTCAACGCATGGCCGGTGCGTGCGACGTGGATGATCACGCCGGCGCACGGCGAGTACAGGGTGTCGTTGACGGGATCGATGGCAATGCCATCGCCCATCGCGCCGCTGGCGAACACTGCGTCCGGGACTTTGGCGAGCGTGAGCACCGGGCCGCTGAGCGGGGCGCTGAGGGTCAGCTCTTTATTGTTGTTGTACATGGCTCGGTCTCATCAGGTGTGCAGTCATTCGGGCTTAGTGCGTACGCGTAACTTTGCTCAGGTGGCGCGGCTGATCCGGGTCCATGCCACGGGCTACGGCGAGGCCTGCGGCCATCACGTAGAAACTCTGGATGGCCAGAATCGGATCAAGGGCCGGGTGTTCGGCGCGGCTCAGGGTCAAGTCGCGTTCGCTCACGTCGTCCGGTGCGGCCAGCAACACGCGGGCGCCGCGCTGGCGCATTTCTGCCGCGAGGCTCAACAGGCCGGCCTGCTCGGCACCGCGTGGGGCGAAGACCAGCAGCGGGTAGTGTTCGTCGATCAGCGCCATCGGGCCGTGACGGACCTCGGCGCTGCTGAACGCTTCGGCTTGAATGGCCGAGGTTTCCTTGAATTTCAGCGCCGCCTCTTGGGCGATGGCAAAACCGGCGCCACGACCAATGACCATCAGGCGTTCGCAATCGCGCAGTGCTTCGATGGCCACGCTCCAGTCCTGTTGCGCGGCTTCTCGCAGGCCTTCGGGCAGAGCGTTATGAGCCTGGAGCAATTCGCTGTCTTCTTTCCAGTGCGCGATCAACCGGGCGCTGGCGCTGAGGGTGGCGATAAAGCTTTTGGTCGCGGCGACGCTGCTTTCGGTACCGGCGAGCAATGGCACGCTGAATTCACACGCAGCTTCCAGTGGCGAATCGGCGGCGTTGACCATCGACACACTGAGCGCGCCACGCTTGCGCAACAGACGCAGGCTGTTGACCAGATCCGGGCTCTGACCCGACTGTGAAAAGGCGAACGCGACCTGACCGCTGACTTTCAACGGCGCCTGCTGCATGGTCACCACCGACATCGGCAACGACGCAACGGGTACGCCCAGTTGCTGCATGGTCAGGTAGGCGAAGTAGCTCGCCGCATGATCGGAACTGCCGCGTGCAACGGTCATCGCCACTTGCGGTGGCTGACGGCGCAGGCGTCCGGCGATCTCGATCATCTGTGGATCGAGTTGCTCCAGTTGGGCTTGCACGGCCTCGAACGAGGACAGCGCCTCTTCAAGCATTTTTGAAGTCAATGTCTTCTCCTTCGACCATGACGGCGGTCAGTGTGAGTGAGCGATCCAGCCGCACGCAGTCGGCCCAGGCGCCTGGTTCAAGGCGCCCGCGTTCGGTGATGCCGAGGTAGTCGGCGGGGAATTGCGAAAGACGTTGCGAGGCCTCACTGATCGGCAAACCGATCTTCACCAGGTTGCGCAGGGCCTGATCCATGGTCAGGGTGCTGCCGGCCAGCGTGCCGTCGGGCAGGCGCACGCCGCCCAGGCATTTGGTTACGGTGTGGCTGCCAAGCTTGTACTCACCGTCGGGCATGCCGGCGGCAGCGGTCGAATCGGTGACGCAATACAGGCATGGGATCGAACGCAGGGCCACGCGAATGGCGCCGGGATGCACGTGCAGCAAATCCGGGATCAATTCGGCGAATTTGGCGTGGGCCAGTGCCGCGCCGACGATGCCGGGCTCGCGGTGATGCAGCGGGCTCATGGCGTTGTACAAATGGGTGAAGCTGGTGGCACCAGCTTCCAGTGCGGCGACGCCTTCCTCGTAACTGCCGAGGGTGTGGCCGATCTGCATGCGCACGCCACGGCTGCTCAGTTCTCGGATCAAACCGTCATGGCCGGCGATTTCCGGGGCGATGGTGATCACGCGGATCGGGGCCAGCGCCAGGTATTCTTCGACTTCGGCCATCAACGCGGTGTGGGCAAAGTTCGGTTGTGCACCGAGTTTGCCGGGATTGATGTACGGGCCTTCGAGGTGCACGCCGAGTACCCGCGCGGCGCCTTGCGGACGCTGTTCGCAGAATACTCCGACCTCTTTGAGCACACTGGAGATCTCGGCGCTCGGTGCGGTCATGGTCGTGGCCAGCAGCGAGGTGGTGCCGAAGCGCACGTGGGTTTTGGTGATGGTCTCGAACGCGCTGGCGCCTTCCATGATGTCTTTGCCGCCACCGCCGTGGACATGCAGGTCGATGAAGCCGGGCAGCAGATAGGGCAGGTCATTGGTCGCCGGATCGCACGGCACGCCTTCAATCGACACGACTTTGCCGTGTTCGTGGACCAGCCGGCCGCGAATCCAGCCGCTGGCGGTAAGGATGTTGTCTTCGGACATTTCGGTTCTCGCTTTGGGCCGTTTTAGCGGCGCAGCTCTGCAACAAAGTCGTAGTAGTCGTTGCGGCAATAGGTGTCGGTGACTTCGATCGGCGTGTTGTCTTCCAGGTAGCCGACCCGGGTCATCAGCAGCATGGCGGTGCCGGGGGCGATGCCGACCAGCGCGGCGAACTCGTCCGAGGCGTTGATCGCCTGAATGTGCTGAAGGGCGCGGACAATCGGTTTGCCGATGCCGTCGAGGTATTCGTAAAGCGAATCGCCCACCAATTGTGGCTTGGGCATGATCGAGGCGGGCAGGGTGCTCATCTCGATCGCCATCACCGTGTCGTCGGCTTTGCGCAGGCGTTTCATGCGCGCGACCTTGTCGTTCGGCGACAGGCTCAGGCGGATCAATTCTTCGTGGGTCGGCAGGGTGATTTCCCGCTCCAGCCACTGTGAGCTGGGCACAAAACCCTTGAGGCGGAGCATCTCGCTGAAACCCGAAAGGCGTGACAGCGGTTGTTCCAGGCGTGGCGTAATGAATGTGCCGGAACCCTGCAAGCGACGGATCAGACCTTGATCGAGCAAGACCTCCAGTGCTTTGCGGGCAGTGACCCGGGAGATGCCGAGCTGTTCACTGAGATTGCGCTCGGATGGCATCGCCTGTTCGGCTTTCCACTGCCCGGCATGAATCGCTGCTTCCAGGTTGCGCGCCAGTTGCAGGTACAGCGGCGTCGGCTGGGAGTCATCTGGGCGTAGGGCGTGGAAGTCGTTCATGTAGGTCATTTCCGGCGCGAGTATAGGATTGTTGTGGCTCGCTTGTGAGGCGGAAATTAATACCACTTGAATACCATGTCAACGCAGGGAAATGGTTCATGGCCTAATGAAATGGCGGTTTCTAGGGGTGATGGTTTTAAGTGGTATTAGGGGTGGGCTTTAAAAAGCAAAAGATCGCAGTCTGCGGCAGCGCTTACAGTGGGAAGTGGTATCAACCCTGTAGGCGCTGCCGCAGACTGCGATCTTTTGATTTATTTTTTTCGGAGTGACCGGTGGTCAGTCTTTACGGGCGAATCTCGATCATCGTGCCATCCGGCACCAGGCCCCAGACTTCGCGCATG of the Pseudomonas sp. Seg1 genome contains:
- a CDS encoding SIS domain-containing protein, translated to MTSKMLEEALSSFEAVQAQLEQLDPQMIEIAGRLRRQPPQVAMTVARGSSDHAASYFAYLTMQQLGVPVASLPMSVVTMQQAPLKVSGQVAFAFSQSGQSPDLVNSLRLLRKRGALSVSMVNAADSPLEAACEFSVPLLAGTESSVAATKSFIATLSASARLIAHWKEDSELLQAHNALPEGLREAAQQDWSVAIEALRDCERLMVIGRGAGFAIAQEAALKFKETSAIQAEAFSSAEVRHGPMALIDEHYPLLVFAPRGAEQAGLLSLAAEMRQRGARVLLAAPDDVSERDLTLSRAEHPALDPILAIQSFYVMAAGLAVARGMDPDQPRHLSKVTRTH
- the nagA gene encoding N-acetylglucosamine-6-phosphate deacetylase codes for the protein MSEDNILTASGWIRGRLVHEHGKVVSIEGVPCDPATNDLPYLLPGFIDLHVHGGGGKDIMEGASAFETITKTHVRFGTTSLLATTMTAPSAEISSVLKEVGVFCEQRPQGAARVLGVHLEGPYINPGKLGAQPNFAHTALMAEVEEYLALAPIRVITIAPEIAGHDGLIRELSSRGVRMQIGHTLGSYEEGVAALEAGATSFTHLYNAMSPLHHREPGIVGAALAHAKFAELIPDLLHVHPGAIRVALRSIPCLYCVTDSTAAAGMPDGEYKLGSHTVTKCLGGVRLPDGTLAGSTLTMDQALRNLVKIGLPISEASQRLSQFPADYLGITERGRLEPGAWADCVRLDRSLTLTAVMVEGEDIDFKNA
- the ptsP gene encoding phosphoenolpyruvate--protein phosphotransferase: MYNNNKELTLSAPLSGPVLTLAKVPDAVFASGAMGDGIAIDPVNDTLYSPCAGVIIHVARTGHALTVRADNGAEILLHLGLDTVELNGEGFSMLVKEGLRVSKGQPLLRYDLDKVGQQCKSLVSLLILTNSQDFQVRPITLKAVKVGEPLLHIVARNSSSANAEEVGGPEVHGHVLVAHRGGLHARPAALIRQTAQGFKSQSQLHFAGKSAPCNSLIGLMGLAIGEQDEVQVSCQGSDAEAALQALLTALATALPDDHHAAAPVSVAPLKRAAEAGVLHGVCAAPGLVGGPLFRLNAISLPVDAGNHDPVQQLQNLDTALNQVRCEIDSTLTQAKKQKNADEEAIFAAHLALLEDPALLDAAQQSIEQGTAATHAWGQSIDIQCEVLQHTGSALLAERANDLRDLKQRVLRALLGEAWHYDVPAGAIVAAHELTPSDLLQLSAQGVAGLCMAEGGATSHVAILARGKGLPCMVALGAALLDQPQGQAVVLDADGGRLELAPNTERLAEVQQAQLERKQRRDVQQAKAHLPAETRNGVAIEVVANVASSAEAADAFANGADGVGLLRTEFLFVDRQTAPDVEEQRSAYQAVIDAMGDKSVIIRTIDVGGDKQLDYLPLPAEANPVLGLRGIRLAQARPEILDQQLRALLQVSPLQRCRILLPMVTEVDELLHIRQRVEALCLELNISQRPEIGVMIEVPAAALQAEQLAEHADFLSIGTNDLSQYTLAMDRDHAGLAARVDALHPALLRLIAMTCEGAAVHKRWVGVCGALASDPLATPVLIGLGVTELSVSPVQIGEIKDRVRQLHETECQRLARDLLKLSSAAAVRHACHQHWPLR
- a CDS encoding GntR family transcriptional regulator, with the translated sequence MNDFHALRPDDSQPTPLYLQLARNLEAAIHAGQWKAEQAMPSERNLSEQLGISRVTARKALEVLLDQGLIRRLQGSGTFITPRLEQPLSRLSGFSEMLRLKGFVPSSQWLEREITLPTHEELIRLSLSPNDKVARMKRLRKADDTVMAIEMSTLPASIMPKPQLVGDSLYEYLDGIGKPIVRALQHIQAINASDEFAALVGIAPGTAMLLMTRVGYLEDNTPIEVTDTYCRNDYYDFVAELRR